One genomic segment of Myxococcales bacterium includes these proteins:
- a CDS encoding RNA polymerase sigma factor encodes MAQQIPRVSDKEFVARCVAGDHQAWRVLYDRHVGQVMRFVAAFGVAADERDDAVQDVFMAVYRSLPGFRGDAQLSTWIYRIAARHVQRMGSRRRMREMLGNLLWREVKHLTEGAPSAAEHVERASELELLDSMLQKLSPKKRTALLLFEIEQLPVEEVAEIVGCPVNTVWSRLHHARAELTKLAKKTTWRRASQEGTA; translated from the coding sequence ATGGCTCAGCAAATTCCACGAGTTTCAGACAAGGAGTTCGTCGCGCGTTGCGTGGCTGGGGATCACCAGGCCTGGCGCGTGCTCTACGACCGACACGTCGGCCAGGTCATGCGCTTCGTTGCCGCGTTCGGCGTGGCGGCCGATGAACGTGACGATGCGGTTCAAGACGTATTCATGGCCGTCTACCGGAGCCTGCCCGGGTTTCGGGGCGACGCGCAGCTGTCGACCTGGATTTACCGCATTGCCGCCCGGCACGTGCAGCGTATGGGCAGCCGCCGCCGCATGCGCGAGATGCTCGGCAACCTGCTTTGGCGGGAGGTCAAGCATCTGACGGAAGGGGCGCCCTCCGCTGCCGAGCACGTCGAGCGGGCCTCAGAGCTCGAGTTGCTCGACTCCATGCTCCAGAAGCTGAGCCCGAAAAAGCGCACGGCGCTCTTGCTCTTCGAAATCGAACAGCTGCCTGTGGAGGAGGTTGCCGAGATCGTGGGTTGCCCGGTAAATACCGTTTGGTCCCGCTTGCACCATGCGCGCGCCGAGCTGACGAAGCTGGCCAAAAAAACCACCTGGCGACGGGCAAGCCAGGAAGGAACGGCGTGA
- a CDS encoding GldG family protein: MATTDKSKSAVPHTSLQARKKRVSASNAVLYAVFVVGAVVLVNLISTRFFARADLTEAKAYTISDASRKLVKDLPDYLNVKVFISNDLPPELKAAGRYLRDTVDEYANASPKFKWEAIDPGGDEKLQQEASACKVDPLQIQVLREGKFEMGNYYLGVCLQYADQTESIPQVARPEGLEYQLTSLVKRMTQRKRKIAFTTGHGEADTSQGLQALKEELEKEYDLSTVNPSQAEIGNDVDLLVVGGPKQAFDEQGLAAIDKFLMRGKGAIFLVDGMAMTSPQAQGMQGMNMGQIRMGQPNNHGMEKLLEAYGFKVNQDFIFEPEANTPGPVNMNGRMALMNAPVFVVAEIDEHPNLSVVSNMRGAVLPYPSSLQLVGPLKDAKQGSAAEGIKVGDGTLWRISGSTAEAWRHTGFFVLTPTTNFEPSTERGPFDFGYAYAGTLKSAFPDAAAPLSAPASGDAPSAPVSQQAKTRLVVMADSDFTHDEYVGLARHPLLQAYATGAALMFNAISWAIEDETLTPLRNKTLTPRPIQVDPAKATALLWANVVGLPFAFCMLGFVRWGVRRSRRAAMKL, from the coding sequence ATGGCCACCACCGACAAGTCCAAGTCAGCCGTCCCCCATACCAGTCTCCAGGCGCGCAAGAAGCGTGTGTCTGCCAGCAACGCCGTGCTTTATGCGGTGTTCGTCGTGGGCGCCGTGGTGCTGGTGAACCTTATTAGCACCCGGTTTTTCGCCCGGGCCGACCTCACCGAAGCCAAGGCCTACACGATTTCCGACGCTTCGCGAAAGTTGGTGAAGGACCTTCCGGACTACCTGAACGTCAAGGTGTTCATCTCGAATGACTTGCCACCCGAACTCAAGGCCGCGGGCCGCTACCTGCGCGACACGGTGGACGAGTACGCCAACGCGTCCCCCAAGTTCAAGTGGGAGGCGATCGACCCAGGCGGAGACGAAAAGCTTCAACAGGAAGCCTCGGCTTGCAAGGTCGACCCTCTGCAGATTCAGGTTCTGCGCGAGGGCAAGTTCGAGATGGGCAACTACTACCTGGGTGTGTGCCTTCAGTATGCGGACCAAACGGAGTCCATCCCCCAGGTGGCGCGCCCCGAAGGACTCGAGTACCAGTTGACCTCGCTGGTCAAGCGAATGACCCAGCGCAAACGAAAGATCGCCTTCACCACGGGGCACGGCGAGGCCGACACCAGTCAGGGCCTTCAAGCCCTCAAGGAGGAACTCGAGAAGGAGTACGATCTTTCGACCGTGAACCCCTCGCAGGCCGAGATTGGCAACGACGTAGATCTGCTCGTCGTGGGAGGCCCGAAGCAGGCCTTCGACGAGCAAGGCCTGGCCGCCATCGACAAGTTCCTGATGAGGGGGAAGGGTGCCATTTTCTTGGTCGACGGCATGGCCATGACCTCGCCCCAGGCCCAAGGCATGCAGGGCATGAACATGGGCCAGATTCGCATGGGCCAGCCCAACAACCACGGCATGGAAAAGCTGCTCGAGGCCTACGGCTTCAAGGTCAACCAAGACTTCATCTTCGAGCCCGAAGCCAACACGCCGGGCCCGGTGAACATGAACGGGCGCATGGCTCTCATGAACGCACCTGTATTCGTGGTGGCCGAGATCGACGAACACCCGAACCTCTCCGTGGTGTCCAATATGCGGGGCGCCGTGCTCCCCTACCCCAGCAGCCTCCAGCTGGTGGGCCCGCTCAAGGACGCCAAGCAGGGCAGCGCTGCCGAGGGCATCAAAGTGGGCGACGGAACACTTTGGCGCATCTCGGGATCCACGGCTGAGGCCTGGCGGCACACGGGGTTCTTCGTGCTGACGCCCACCACGAACTTCGAGCCTTCGACCGAGCGTGGGCCCTTCGACTTCGGCTACGCCTACGCCGGCACGCTCAAGTCGGCGTTCCCGGACGCGGCGGCTCCACTTTCGGCCCCGGCCAGCGGCGACGCCCCCTCCGCGCCGGTGTCCCAACAAGCCAAGACGCGCCTCGTGGTGATGGCGGACTCGGACTTCACCCACGACGAATACGTTGGGCTGGCGCGACACCCCTTGCTTCAGGCCTACGCCACCGGGGCCGCCCTGATGTTCAACGCCATCTCGTGGGCCATCGAGGACGAAACACTGACGCCTCTGCGCAACAAGACCCTCACGCCACGGCCGATCCAGGTGGACCCCGCGAAGGCCACGGCTCTGCTCTGGGCTAACGTCGTGGGCCTGCCGTTCGCGTTCTGCATGCTCGGCTTCGTTCGCTGGGGCGTGCGCCGTTCGCGTCGTGCCGCGATGAAACTGTGA
- a CDS encoding DUF4340 domain-containing protein, giving the protein MNKKTLLSGVAFVALGLVALTVLKSPEKGQRTGEGARPIPKLARGDFDTLVVTKDGKSTTVVREGDAYKLTAPLAFDADEGAAKEAFEGIETLAFGSIVTDQKAKHAEFEVGDSALRVTVQKGDKPVADLRIGKSSGAHTMVRLEGKDEVWQAKGALRFKYDRDTTSWRNKTISTFEESNVTGLSVSAADGSKIALAKPEPAPKAEGNEAAATDGGWKVEESSLKIDVLDKAIADGIVNALSSFRANDFADAEGPEVTGLASPKLTVTVKLKGNASATLLVGNKKGDEDYYVKKEGGDQVFVVKRWNLERINKRPLDFSDKTICNVPPGDVHEISVARKEDPFTLVRAGAGPDDWKVTQPRGLELDTSKASTIAGYFSAWKATGFAETTSPAATGLDKPVATITVKSKTPGVGCTLKVGRGTEDKASTYVQVPGGAEVYIVPQWQVDRVLPKKDDLKKTS; this is encoded by the coding sequence ATGAACAAGAAGACCCTGTTGTCCGGTGTGGCCTTCGTGGCGCTTGGGCTCGTGGCCCTCACCGTATTGAAGTCTCCCGAGAAAGGTCAGCGCACGGGCGAAGGCGCCCGGCCCATTCCGAAGCTGGCCCGCGGCGACTTCGACACGCTCGTCGTCACCAAGGACGGCAAGTCCACCACCGTCGTCCGTGAAGGCGACGCCTACAAACTCACCGCCCCGCTTGCTTTCGATGCCGATGAAGGCGCCGCCAAGGAGGCCTTCGAGGGCATCGAAACGCTCGCATTCGGCAGCATTGTCACCGACCAAAAAGCGAAGCACGCAGAGTTCGAGGTGGGCGACTCCGCTTTGCGGGTCACCGTGCAAAAAGGTGACAAACCCGTTGCCGACCTCCGCATCGGGAAAAGCTCGGGCGCCCATACGATGGTCCGCCTCGAGGGCAAAGACGAGGTGTGGCAGGCGAAGGGGGCTCTCCGGTTCAAGTACGACCGGGACACGACCAGCTGGAGGAACAAGACCATCTCCACGTTCGAAGAAAGCAACGTGACAGGGCTCTCGGTGAGCGCGGCAGACGGATCGAAGATCGCCTTGGCCAAACCCGAGCCAGCTCCAAAAGCCGAGGGGAACGAAGCGGCTGCTACCGATGGGGGCTGGAAGGTGGAGGAGAGCAGCCTCAAAATCGACGTTCTCGACAAGGCGATCGCCGACGGCATCGTCAACGCTCTGTCGAGCTTCAGGGCAAACGACTTCGCGGACGCCGAGGGGCCCGAGGTGACTGGGCTGGCGTCACCCAAACTCACAGTTACGGTCAAGCTCAAGGGAAACGCGTCCGCGACGCTCCTCGTTGGCAACAAGAAGGGTGATGAAGACTATTACGTGAAGAAGGAGGGCGGCGACCAAGTCTTCGTGGTGAAGCGCTGGAACCTCGAGCGTATCAACAAGCGTCCCCTCGACTTTAGCGACAAGACCATTTGCAATGTGCCCCCGGGGGACGTGCACGAGATCTCGGTTGCTCGTAAGGAGGATCCGTTTACTCTCGTACGGGCCGGCGCGGGCCCGGACGACTGGAAAGTGACCCAGCCACGGGGGCTCGAACTCGACACCTCGAAAGCATCGACCATCGCAGGCTACTTCAGCGCGTGGAAGGCCACCGGCTTTGCGGAGACCACCTCACCTGCGGCCACAGGCCTCGACAAACCGGTGGCCACCATCACGGTCAAGTCCAAGACCCCGGGTGTTGGGTGTACGTTGAAGGTGGGACGCGGTACGGAAGACAAGGCCAGCACCTACGTGCAGGTACCGGGCGGGGCCGAGGTGTACATTGTCCCGCAGTGGCAGGTGGATCGCGTTCTGCCCAAGAAGGATGACCTCAAGAAGACGAGCTGA
- a CDS encoding ABC transporter permease, with product MTAAWAITKREIRTYFNSPVAYIVATVYMLLAGYFFFSGLFLEKQAEMRGYFGLTPIFFCFIVPAITMRLLAEEKGSGTLEMLITMPVRDWEVVVGKFLAALALMATVIGATLVYAFTVASVGDLDTGPAIAGYLAMLLMSAAYAAIGVMASAFTRNQIVAFIVAFGISFALFIFGSIVPLAPQSLQPLLAWLAIGEHMQSMARGVVDTRDVLYYLSIIAVSLVVASVTLESRKWR from the coding sequence ATGACCGCTGCCTGGGCGATCACGAAGCGCGAGATCCGCACGTATTTCAATAGCCCTGTCGCTTACATCGTCGCCACGGTGTACATGCTGCTGGCAGGCTACTTTTTCTTCAGCGGGCTCTTCCTCGAAAAGCAGGCCGAGATGCGCGGCTACTTCGGCCTGACGCCAATCTTCTTCTGTTTCATCGTGCCTGCCATAACCATGCGCCTGCTGGCCGAGGAGAAAGGCAGTGGCACGCTGGAGATGCTGATCACCATGCCCGTGCGCGACTGGGAGGTCGTCGTGGGTAAGTTTCTGGCGGCTCTGGCCTTGATGGCCACCGTCATCGGGGCGACGTTGGTTTACGCCTTCACCGTCGCGTCCGTGGGCGATCTCGACACAGGCCCCGCCATCGCGGGCTACCTGGCCATGCTGCTGATGAGCGCTGCCTACGCGGCAATCGGGGTGATGGCGTCGGCCTTTACTCGTAACCAGATCGTGGCGTTCATCGTTGCCTTCGGGATCTCGTTTGCGCTCTTCATTTTCGGGAGCATCGTTCCGTTGGCGCCCCAGAGCCTACAGCCGCTGCTTGCCTGGCTCGCCATCGGCGAGCACATGCAAAGCATGGCCCGCGGCGTGGTGGACACCCGCGACGTGCTCTACTACCTGTCGATCATCGCCGTGAGCCTCGTGGTGGCCTCGGTGACCCTCGAATCCCGCAAGTGGAGGTAA
- a CDS encoding FecR domain-containing protein: MGTREDLGSKDAWLISGPEGDVLRKGLAAARARAGDEIARRRIWTGLSAQMNQSMERPASRRLRWPGLVLAGMAFGMAASLALLVWPEAEQADSLSVAVENVTVPEIEPESFLQGPAVVRTGPRETMKVRLRGGARLALATHTQLAVDSKDLPELKTGKITLEVPKQPPGRQFKVAAGPFEVKVVGTRFSVSVERDQVGVEVFEGVVEVAEGDRAVRLEAGQTWTGWLSAPSTPRDVGRSKPAAGSRGRGKLASVATAPAAPAEAPAAGGLAVNAPVPLTLSQQARAALAQGDPDRAITLLERVAEQDGPAGENATYEIGRIWRDHKLDPRRALQIWERYRKERPSGLLRAEVDLSTLETYAKLGDTRRARDEAERFLKRYPRSERRDDVARLLETTSGD; this comes from the coding sequence ATGGGGACGCGCGAAGATCTCGGATCGAAGGACGCTTGGCTGATCTCGGGGCCCGAGGGGGATGTCCTCCGCAAGGGTCTTGCCGCGGCACGCGCCCGCGCTGGCGATGAGATTGCCCGCCGGAGAATTTGGACGGGGCTCAGCGCCCAGATGAACCAATCCATGGAGCGTCCGGCGTCGCGACGGCTGCGCTGGCCCGGTCTCGTCTTGGCGGGTATGGCCTTCGGTATGGCGGCATCTCTGGCTCTGCTCGTGTGGCCAGAGGCTGAGCAGGCAGACAGCCTTTCGGTGGCCGTGGAAAACGTCACGGTCCCCGAGATCGAGCCTGAGTCTTTCCTCCAAGGCCCTGCCGTGGTCCGTACGGGACCTCGGGAAACCATGAAAGTACGTCTGCGGGGCGGCGCTCGCCTCGCACTCGCGACCCACACGCAGCTCGCGGTCGACAGCAAGGACTTGCCGGAGCTCAAGACCGGAAAGATCACGCTGGAGGTTCCAAAGCAGCCCCCGGGGCGGCAGTTCAAGGTCGCGGCGGGGCCCTTCGAGGTCAAGGTGGTGGGCACTCGGTTTTCCGTCTCGGTCGAGCGCGACCAAGTCGGGGTCGAAGTATTTGAAGGCGTGGTCGAAGTGGCGGAGGGTGACCGAGCGGTGCGCCTCGAGGCGGGGCAGACCTGGACGGGGTGGTTGAGCGCGCCTTCGACACCACGCGACGTGGGTCGATCGAAGCCGGCCGCGGGCAGCCGGGGGCGCGGCAAGCTGGCTTCCGTTGCAACGGCTCCGGCGGCTCCGGCGGAAGCGCCGGCCGCGGGCGGGCTTGCGGTCAACGCGCCCGTGCCGTTAACCTTGTCTCAGCAAGCCCGTGCAGCCTTGGCCCAGGGCGACCCGGACCGCGCGATCACCTTGCTCGAGCGTGTCGCGGAGCAAGACGGACCTGCGGGAGAGAACGCAACCTATGAGATCGGGCGTATTTGGCGAGATCACAAGCTGGACCCGCGGCGGGCGCTGCAGATATGGGAGCGCTACCGAAAGGAGCGGCCCAGCGGTTTGCTGCGCGCCGAGGTGGATCTGTCCACGCTGGAAACCTATGCCAAGCTCGGGGACACGCGCCGCGCACGGGACGAAGCCGAACGCTTTTTGAAGAGGTACCCTCGGAGTGAACGCCGTGACGACGTCGCGCGGCTTCTCGAAACGACGTCGGGCGACTGA